The Drosophila biarmipes strain raj3 chromosome 2L, RU_DBia_V1.1, whole genome shotgun sequence genome has a window encoding:
- the LOC108027942 gene encoding glucose-fructose oxidoreductase domain-containing protein 1: protein MLPGVGVFGTGEIANVLVPLLREKGFEVRAIWGRTLKEAKETAATQNVQFHTNVIDDVLLRKDVDLVFIVCQPFLHAEISVKALGIGKHVVCDKPAGLHQQDALKMVRASQYYPTLISLVNHPLRFLPAFTHMRRCLQEELIGSIGDVVLMDVRVQMGTLFPEKYNWMCDAQMGGGALNLVGSVVDLVTFLLQQQAIRVHGVLRSYTKTTAAINGIRQITAPDFCNFQMELASGTLVTVALHSHTVPAKAFSQEVLIYGSKGHLVVRGGDLFVLKEGQPKEEAVYVDVQDLHFATNNSLLPRPYIKGLCKMVGALKEAFGSKESSWVKAPVSTAATFEDGLYVQAVVEAIRKSNETRQWQRVQLSTDSPLNHDQIIRYARMSTM from the coding sequence ATGCTGCCGGGCGTTGGAGTATTCGGGACTGGAGAGATAGCCAATGTCCTGGTCCCCCTGCTGCGGGAGAAGGGATTCGAGGTGCGGGCCATCTGGGGCAGGACCCTGAAGGAGGCCAAGGAAACGGCGGCCACGCAGAATGTTCAGTTCCACACGAACGTCATCGACGATGTGCTGCTGCGAAAGGATGTGGACCTGGTCTTCATCGTTTGCCAGCCCTTCCTCCATGCAGAGATCTCGGTGAAGGCCCTGGGAATCGGAAAGCATGTGGTGTGCGACAAGCCAGCGGGCCTGCACCAGCAGGATGCCCTCAAAATGGTGCGGGCGTCACAGTATTATCCCACATTGATCTCCCTGGTCAATCATCCCCTGAGGTTCCTGCCCGCCTTCACCCACATGCGTCGCTGTCTGCAAGAGGAGCTGATTGGCTCCATCGGCGACGTGGTCCTCATGGATGTGCGCGTTCAGATGGGAACTCTCTTCCCCGAGAAATACAACTGGATGTGCGATGCCCAAATGGGCGGTGGTGCTCTGAATCTCGTGGGATCTGTGGTGGACTTGGTCACCTTCCTGCTGCAACAGCAAGCCATCCGGGTACATGGAGTCCTGCGTTCCTATACCAAGACCACGGCGGCCATAAACGGCATACGCCAGATCACGGCACCGGATTTCTGTAACTTCCAGATGGAACTGGCAAGCGGAACTCTGGTGACAGTGGCTCTGCATAGTCACACAGTGCCCGCAAAAGCGTTCTCCCAGGAGGTGCTCATCTATGGGAGCAAAGGTCATCTGGTGGTGCGTGGCGGAGATCTGTTTGTCCTCAAGGAGGGCCAACCTAAAGAGGAAGCAGTCTACGTAGACGTCCAGGACTTGCATTTTGCCACCAATAACTCATTGTTACCACGACCCTATATCAAAGGGCTCTGCAAGATGGTGGGAGCTCTTAAAGAAGCGTTCGGCAGCAAGGAGTCCTCCTGGGTTAAGGCTCCCGTGTCCACTGCCGCCACCTTTGAAGACGGCCTCTATGTCCAGGCTGTGGTGGAGGCCATCCGGAAATCCAACGAAACCCGACAATGGCAAAGGGTCCAGTTGTCCACCGATAGTCCTTTAAATCACGACCAGATCATTCGGTATGCACGCATGTCGACTATGTAG